The following are encoded in a window of Etheostoma cragini isolate CJK2018 chromosome 7, CSU_Ecrag_1.0, whole genome shotgun sequence genomic DNA:
- the LOC117947511 gene encoding receptor-type tyrosine-protein phosphatase V-like isoform X2, translated as MRAQTFPRAQILAELNLQCQALAANDNRGFKQEFEELDDVGKNLPTRAGDSKANREKNRYPYILPYDHCRVRLSVQNSQPHTDYINANFVPGGGSERDFICTQGPLHNTTADFWRMVWEQNVRIIVMVTALRHKDIVLCDRYWPLERCTVEHGLIQVTTVTRKQGPDYFITTIHLRQRACPTVRTITQYYYPAWPDRGIPKDISSLCAFTEHVRQELKAIPLLGPAVVHCSAGVGRSGTFVTLLWLMQLCARGIRPDIRGAVEDLRLHRMWMVQTLEQYIFVHHCLLHWLSGGTSPWPQVQGASSKTNQQSQDQPHSFLGRSGRRHRHHRHTVPSHQPQNTFQQILNPGMLLRRLLPSSSLFNPGSHAP; from the exons ATGAG GGCGCAAACGTTCCCAAGGGCGCAAATTCTGGCGGAGTTAAATTTGCAATGCCAGGCACTGGCAGCCAATGACAACAGGGGCTTTAAACAGGAGTTTGAG GAGCTAGATGACGTTGGCAAAAACCTCCCCACCCGAGCAGGGGACTCAAAGGCcaacagagaaaagaacagATACCCCTACATACTGCCAT ATGACCACTGTCGCGTCAGGCTGTCAGTCCAAAACTCCCAACCACACACTGACTACATCAACGCAAATTTTGTGCCT GGTGGAGGCTCAGAAAGAGACTTCATCTGCACCCAGGGTCCTTTGCACAACACCACGGCTGACTTCTGGAGGATGGTGTGGGAGCAAAACGTCAGGATAATCGTCATGGTGACAGCTCTGAGACACAAGGACATA GTGCTGTGTGATAGGTATTGGCCTCTAGAACGATGCACTGTTGAACATGGACTGATCCAAGTGACGACAGTGACCCGCAAACAAGGTCCAGATTATTTTATCACCACCATTCACCTCAGACAG agagcTTGTCCAACAGTCAGGACAATCACACAGTACTACTACCCTGCCTGGCCGGACCGGGGCATCCCGAAAGATATATCCTCACTGTGTGCCTTCACTGAGCATGTGCGGCAGGAATTGAAAGCTATTCCACTCTTGGGGCCGGCTGTGGTGCACTGCAg tgcaGGTGTTGGGCGCTCAGGGACGTTTGTGACGTTGTTGTGGCTGATGCAGCTGTGTGCGAGGGGCATCCGGCCTGATATCCGGGGTGCTGTGGAGGATCTACGGCTACATCGAATGTGGATGGTCCAAACACTG GAGCAGTACATATTTGTTCATCATTGTCTGCTACACTGGCTCAGTGGAGGAACATCACCATG GCCACAAGTTCAGGGAGCCAGTTCAAAAACTAACCAGCAAAGTCAAGATCAACCCCATAGCTTCCTGGGCCGTTCAGGGAGGAGACATCGCCATCATCGGCACACAGTTCCATCACACCAACCACAGAACACATTCCAGCAGATTTTGAACCCTGGGATGCTACTGAGGAGGTTACTGCCTTCCTCATCACTGTTTAATCCAGGCTCACACGCTCCCTGA
- the LOC117947511 gene encoding receptor-type tyrosine-protein phosphatase V-like isoform X1, with amino-acid sequence MRAQTFPRAQILAELNLQCQALAANDNRGFKQEFEELDDVGKNLPTRAGDSKANREKNRYPYILPYDHCRVRLSVQNSQPHTDYINANFVPGGGSERDFICTQGPLHNTTADFWRMVWEQNVRIIVMVTALRHKDIVLCDRYWPLERCTVEHGLIQVTTVTRKQGPDYFITTIHLRQRACPTVRTITQYYYPAWPDRGIPKDISSLCAFTEHVRQELKAIPLLGPAVVHCSAGVGRSGTFVTLLWLMQLCARGIRPDIRGAVEDLRLHRMWMVQTLEQYIFVHHCLLHWLSGGTSPCRPQVQGASSKTNQQSQDQPHSFLGRSGRRHRHHRHTVPSHQPQNTFQQILNPGMLLRRLLPSSSLFNPGSHAP; translated from the exons ATGAG GGCGCAAACGTTCCCAAGGGCGCAAATTCTGGCGGAGTTAAATTTGCAATGCCAGGCACTGGCAGCCAATGACAACAGGGGCTTTAAACAGGAGTTTGAG GAGCTAGATGACGTTGGCAAAAACCTCCCCACCCGAGCAGGGGACTCAAAGGCcaacagagaaaagaacagATACCCCTACATACTGCCAT ATGACCACTGTCGCGTCAGGCTGTCAGTCCAAAACTCCCAACCACACACTGACTACATCAACGCAAATTTTGTGCCT GGTGGAGGCTCAGAAAGAGACTTCATCTGCACCCAGGGTCCTTTGCACAACACCACGGCTGACTTCTGGAGGATGGTGTGGGAGCAAAACGTCAGGATAATCGTCATGGTGACAGCTCTGAGACACAAGGACATA GTGCTGTGTGATAGGTATTGGCCTCTAGAACGATGCACTGTTGAACATGGACTGATCCAAGTGACGACAGTGACCCGCAAACAAGGTCCAGATTATTTTATCACCACCATTCACCTCAGACAG agagcTTGTCCAACAGTCAGGACAATCACACAGTACTACTACCCTGCCTGGCCGGACCGGGGCATCCCGAAAGATATATCCTCACTGTGTGCCTTCACTGAGCATGTGCGGCAGGAATTGAAAGCTATTCCACTCTTGGGGCCGGCTGTGGTGCACTGCAg tgcaGGTGTTGGGCGCTCAGGGACGTTTGTGACGTTGTTGTGGCTGATGCAGCTGTGTGCGAGGGGCATCCGGCCTGATATCCGGGGTGCTGTGGAGGATCTACGGCTACATCGAATGTGGATGGTCCAAACACTG GAGCAGTACATATTTGTTCATCATTGTCTGCTACACTGGCTCAGTGGAGGAACATCACCATG CAGGCCACAAGTTCAGGGAGCCAGTTCAAAAACTAACCAGCAAAGTCAAGATCAACCCCATAGCTTCCTGGGCCGTTCAGGGAGGAGACATCGCCATCATCGGCACACAGTTCCATCACACCAACCACAGAACACATTCCAGCAGATTTTGAACCCTGGGATGCTACTGAGGAGGTTACTGCCTTCCTCATCACTGTTTAATCCAGGCTCACACGCTCCCTGA
- the LOC117947852 gene encoding periphilin-1 — protein sequence MDHVRPQETEQNKGSMLKHRENSDESVDKRPTDSSASPPQDKKRLIRRVRSPSRPRAWLSNSNKPKFGGPFYKPRFTKDDHPFYKPGFSNQRYHHLSPRDYVHRRDHYQPKPHPIALREREWEREKEKEKERYEQRGSAERTSPPNLNPTRPFLPRSASSRDKDKPFIDCQNDRNHSRERDHRGTKSKERDQSRDRELPSNASQMATRDRAIQKKRREIDEVYHQECEMFGLVAKMLIAKDPTLERPIQSALQENLRDIGKRCVEGMEKFIEDYDSRALSH from the exons atggATCATGTTCGACCTCAGGAAACAGAGCAAAACAAg GGCTCCATGTTGAAGCACAGGGAAAACAGCGATGAGTCTGTCGACAAGAGGCCCACTGATAGCTCTGCGTCTCCCCCTCAG GATAAGAAGAGGCTGATCAGAAGAGTGCGAAGTCCATCGAGACCAAGGGCATGGCTGTCCAATTCTAACAAACCAAAGTTTGGAGGGCCATTCTACAAACCTCG TTTTACAAAGGATGACCACCCATTCTACAAACCTGGTTTTAGCAACCAGAGGTACCACCACTTGAGCCCACGGGATTACGTCCACCGGAGAGACCATTACCAGCCTAAACCTCACCCCATTGCACTGAGGgagagggaatgggagagggagaaggagaaggagaaggagcgGTACGAGCAGAGAGGAAGCGCTGAGAGAACTTCACCTCCAAATCTAAACC CTACCAGACCTTTCTTACCCAGATCCGCTTCCAGCAGAGACAAGGACAAGCCGTTCATC GATTGTCAGAACGACAGGAACCATAGCAGGGAGAGAGATCACAGGGGGactaaaagcaaagaaagagacCAAAGCAGAGACCGGGAGCTCCCTTCAAATGCAAGCCAGATGGCGACACGAGACAGAGCCATccaaaagaagaggagagagatagATGAG gtgTACCATCAGGAATGTGAAATGTTTGGCCTTGTGGCAAAGATGCTGATAGCAAAGGATCCGACCCTGGAGCGTCCCATCCAGTCGGCACTGCAGGAGAACCTAAGGGACATTGGCAAGCGCTGTGTGGAGGGCATGGAGAAATTTATAGAGGACTATGACTCCAGGGCGCTGTCTCACTAA
- the LOC117947851 gene encoding prickle-like protein 2 gives MSLEMEKTITKLMYDFQRNSTSDDDSGCALEEYAWVPPGLSPEQVHQYYNSLPEEKVPYINSPGEKCRIKQLLHQLPPHDNEMRYCNSLDEEEKRELKLFSNQRKKDSLGRGNVRPFPLTINGAICEKCGGQINGGDIVVFAARAGHGKCWHPNCFVCSMCEELLVDLIYFYHDGKIFCGRHHAERLKPRCCACDEIIFADECTEAEGRHWHMKHFCCYECETTLGGQRYIMKDGRPHCCNCFESLYAEYCDACGEHIGIDQGQMTYDGQHWHATEECFCCARCKRSLLGRPFLPKQGQIFCSRSCSAGQDPDESDSSDSAFQSARSRESRHSTKIGKKERRNAEQERRSAETRQTAPPPMPDRLSAEIDPLSVQMDRLSLSSSQTPSRTPNRTPSRTPSRAPSLNQVWMSRDDPYVPAVYEGPQGEPSPTPAPIHLLGQCNPRQGYNPNANAHPPAQTAANPGKRPDSWGKEQGNAKRTPMAALRGHSFNENWTHQNQDEFRPNKLRTQMSFNEMSSQNQGFSDKRSISLHGFQRDGRPPLTRRNPINAMSFNEPLTPLEQTPRGSMDSLTMSNATGNSLDGVSKRQEHLSRFSMPDLSKDSGVNVSEKSNMGTLSSSVQFHSTESLSSSRPYNNNMYTPLRVGYPLQYWDGPQPLGFDGKGRVGVMGSSGNLRMAPMSDRMPRRRINGQEPVSQQQQPQPRRRKHHRGNQGNSQHRSGRHHKRSRRSRSDNALHLVADRPAQLVEPPYRRVQEDYDRFPSGNAARELFGLDPGGYRNQPQRPCPRTTSDLTLQNAGWQPVGLGGPCWGDGYMEAADPWCSSCSSSSESEGEEAYFLGEPIPRPVQLCYINNEELRHRYSPSGIAAHHGPLHGPIHGQLHTRQRRKSKNCILS, from the exons ATGTCTCTGGAGATGGAAAAGACCATCACCAAGCTGATGTACGACTTTCAGAGGAATTCCACCTCCGATGATGACTCTGGATGTGCACTGGAGGAATACGCCTGGGTTCCCCCCGGCCTCAGTCCTGAGCAG GTGCATCAGTATTATAACTCCTTACCAGAAGAGAAGGTCCCCTATATAAACAGCCCTGGAGAGAAATGTCGTATCAAACAACTGCTTCACCAGTTGCCACCACATGACAATGAG ATGCGTTATTGTAACTCGTTGGACGAGGAGGAGAAGCGAGAGCTTAAGCTCTTTAGCAACCAACGGAAGAAGGACAGCTTGGGCAGAGGCAACGTCCGTCCTTTCCCCCTCACAATCAATGGGGCGATCTGTGAAAAG TGTGGTGGTCAAATAAATGGAGGGGACATTGTGGTTTTTGCTGCGAGGGCAGGTCATGGAAAGTGCTGGCACCCAAACTGCTTCGTCTGCAGCATGTGTGAGGAACTGTTGGTGGATCTCATCTACTTCTACCATGATGGCAAGATCTTCTGTGGCCGGCATCATGCCGAGAGGCTGAAACCCCGCTGCTGTGCCTGTGATGAG ATCATTTTTGCTGATGAGTGCACTGAAGCAGAGGGCAGGCACTGGCACATGAAGCACTTCTGTTGCTACGAGTGTGAGACCACCCTCGGCGGCCAGCGGTACATCATGAAAGATGGACGGCCACACTGCTGCAACTGCTTTGAGTCCCTTTATGCAGAGTACTGTGACGCATGTGGAGAACACATAG GCATTGACCAAGGCCAGATGACGTATGATGGGCAGCATTGGCACGCAACCGAGGAGTGTTTTTGCTGTGCCCGTTGCAAGCGCTCTCTGCTGGGCCGCCCCTTCTTGCCAAAGCAGGGGCAGATCTTCTGCTCACGGTCCTGCAGCGCTGGACAG GATCCAGATGAGTCTGACTCCTCGGACTCGGCATTCCAAAGCGCCCGTTCCCGTGAATCCCGTCACAGCACCAAGATTGGCAAAAAGGAGCGTAGGAATGCTGAGCAGGAGAGGCGGAGTGCCGAGACCCGGCAGACAGCTCCTCCACCCATGCCTGACCGTCTGTCTGCTGAAATTGATCCTCTCTCTGTTCAGATGGACCGGTTAAGCCTCTCATCTAGCCAGACCCCAAGCAGAACACCAAACCGCACCCCGAGCCGCACTCCGAGCCGTGCCCCGAGCCTTAACCAAGTGTGGATGAGCCGGGATGATCCCTATGTCCCTGCTGTCTATGAGGGCCCCCAGGGAGAACCCTCCCCAACACCAGCACCTATACATCTGCTGGGTCAGTGTAACCCAAGGCAAGGCTACAATCCCAACGCAAATGCTCATCCTCCAGCTCAGACTGCTGCCAACCCAGGGAAGAGACCTGACTCCTGGGGGAAGGAACAAGGCAACGCCAAGAGGACCCCTATGGCTGCTCTGAGGGGCCACTCCTTTAATGAAAACTGGACCCACCAAAACCAGGATGAGTTCAGGCCCAACAAGCTACGCACCCAGATGAGTTTCAATGAGATGTCTAGCCAGAACCAAGGCTTCTCTGACAAGAGGAGCATTAGCCTGCATGGATTCCAGAGAGATGGCAGACCCCCGCTGACCAGGAGGAATCCCATCAATGCAATGAGCTTCAATGAGCCCCTCACTCCTCTAGAACAGACTCCTCGTGGATCTATGGATTCCCTCACTATGTCCAATGCTACAG GTAACTCTTTGGATGGGGTCAGTAAGCGTCAGGAGCATTTGTCTAGGTTCTCCATGCCCGACCTGAGTAAAGACTCGGGTGTGAATGTGTCTGAAAAGAGCAACATGGGCACCCTCAGCTCATCAGTTCAGTTCCACAGCACAGAGTCGCTGTCCTCCTCTCGCccctacaacaacaacatgtacaCTCCACTGAGAGTCGGCTACCCGCTGCAGTACTGGGATGGTCCGCAGCCGTTGGGCTTTGACGGGAAAGGTCGTGTCGGGGTGATGGGCAGCAGTGGAAACCTGCGGATGGCTCCAATGAGCGACAGAATGCCCCGCCGACGCATCAACGGACAGGAACCGGTGTCGCAGCAACAGCAGCCACAACCAAGGCGCCGCAAACACCACCGTGGAAACCAGGGTAACAGCCAACATCGCAGTGGCCGTCACCACAAACGCTCTCGCCGCTCCCGCTCTGACAATGCCCTGCACCTGGTGGCGGACCGGCCCGCTCAACTGGTAGAGCCGCCCTACCGTCGCGTCCAGGAGGATTACGATCGCTTCCCCTCCGGTAATGCTGCTCGGGAGTTGTTTGGTCTTGACCCAGGTGGGTACAGAAACCAGCCCCAACGGCCCTGCCCCCGCACTACTTCTGATCTCACCCTGCAGAATGCTGGCTGGCAACCTGTGGGGCTAGGTGGGCCATGCTGGGGCGATGGGTACATGGAGGCCGCTGACCCCTGGTGCTCCAGCTGCTCCTCTTCTTCCGAGTCTGAGGGGGAGGAGGCTTATTTCCTGGGGGAACCAATCCCTCGGCCCGTGCAGCTTTGCTACATCAACAACGAGGAGCTGCGCCATCGTTACAGCCCCTCTGGGATAGCTGCCCATCACGGACCTCTGCACGGACCGATTCATGGCCAGCTGCACACCCGCCAAAGGAGGAAGAGCAAAAACTGTATACTTTCATAG